From the genome of Acidobacteriota bacterium, one region includes:
- a CDS encoding peptide chain release factor 1 produces the protein MHFLARLEEIEKRYEELTVALSDPRVLGDPSVYQKAAKGHAELQELVDRFREWKEVQKSLVGTRSLLEDSSSDSEMRALAQEEMAELEKRQEAVEGQLKVLLLPKDPNDEKNIVLEIRAGTGGDEATLFAQEIFRMYGRYAEEQNWKVDVLSSSLSSVGGLKEVIAVIEGKNVYSRLKYESGVHRVQRVPATEQQGRIHTSAITVAVLPEADEVDVQIDPKEIRIDTFCSSGPGGQSVNTTYSAVRITHLPTGMVVSCQDEKSQIKNRAKALRVLRSRLYEQRLEEQQKQISEERRTMVGTGDRSEKIRTYNFPQNRVTDHRIGLTLHQLDRIIDGKLDEIIDALITHFQTEKLKQATVAA, from the coding sequence ATGCATTTTCTTGCCAGGCTGGAAGAAATCGAAAAGCGCTACGAGGAGCTGACGGTAGCGTTGAGCGACCCGCGAGTGCTGGGGGACCCGTCTGTCTATCAAAAGGCCGCCAAAGGCCACGCCGAACTCCAGGAACTCGTCGATCGTTTTCGGGAGTGGAAGGAAGTTCAGAAATCGCTAGTGGGCACCAGGTCTCTGCTGGAAGATTCATCCTCTGATTCAGAAATGCGTGCGCTTGCGCAGGAAGAGATGGCGGAACTCGAGAAGCGGCAGGAAGCGGTTGAAGGCCAGTTAAAGGTCTTGCTGCTGCCGAAGGACCCAAATGACGAAAAGAATATCGTACTCGAGATCCGCGCGGGGACGGGAGGCGATGAAGCCACGCTCTTTGCGCAGGAGATCTTCCGCATGTACGGACGTTATGCGGAGGAACAGAACTGGAAAGTTGATGTGCTATCTTCCTCCCTCTCAAGCGTTGGCGGCCTGAAAGAAGTGATCGCCGTGATCGAAGGCAAGAACGTTTACAGCCGTCTGAAATACGAAAGCGGCGTCCACCGCGTGCAGCGCGTTCCTGCTACTGAACAGCAGGGCCGGATTCACACCTCCGCGATAACGGTTGCCGTGCTTCCCGAGGCTGACGAAGTCGACGTGCAGATTGATCCCAAGGAGATCCGCATTGACACGTTCTGTTCTTCAGGGCCTGGCGGCCAGTCGGTAAACACAACTTATTCCGCCGTCCGCATCACGCACCTGCCTACTGGGATGGTCGTCTCGTGCCAGGATGAGAAATCGCAGATCAAGAACCGGGCCAAGGCCCTTCGCGTTTTGCGTTCGAGGCTTTATGAGCAGCGGCTCGAAGAGCAGCAGAAGCAGATTTCTGAAGAGCGCCGCACGATGGTAGGCACCGGCGACCGCAGCGAAAAGATCAGAACGTATAACTTTCCGCAGAACCGTGTGACGGACCACCGCATTGGCCTCACGCTCCACCAGCTTGACCGCATCATCGACGGAAAGCTGGACGAAATCATCGACGCCTTGATCACCCACTTTCAGACCGAAAAGCTCAAGCAGGCGACGGTCGCTGCCTGA
- the prmC gene encoding peptide chain release factor N(5)-glutamine methyltransferase, whose product MQLREALQAGLKRLLEHDVPSSSLAAELLLMHVLQQDRSFLYMHADQDLRPEQLEGYMKLVGERCTGKPTQYVTGHQEFWGQDFEVTPAVLIPRPETEHVIEAVLDLISRKGLSKEGPLRIVDVGTGSGCIPIALARELPFAELYATDISADALDVASRNARRLGAAGQVKFLESDLLSCLIKPEFLSTFDFVVSNPPYVGHDELADVQREVREFEPRLAWGDLAQGEEIYARLFPQAHHLLKFGGSVVVEIGYNKKDAVLRLLGEGWLQREVRQDLAGIPRVVTARKTG is encoded by the coding sequence ATGCAACTTCGTGAGGCGCTCCAGGCGGGGCTGAAACGCCTCCTGGAACATGACGTACCTTCTTCGAGCCTGGCCGCGGAACTACTGCTGATGCACGTCCTCCAGCAGGACCGCTCTTTCCTTTACATGCACGCCGATCAGGACTTACGGCCTGAGCAGTTGGAGGGCTACATGAAATTGGTTGGCGAGCGCTGCACAGGAAAGCCCACGCAATACGTTACGGGCCATCAGGAGTTCTGGGGCCAGGATTTTGAAGTGACTCCCGCGGTCTTGATTCCGCGGCCGGAAACCGAACATGTCATCGAAGCCGTGCTTGACCTGATAAGCCGGAAAGGTCTTTCTAAAGAAGGGCCTCTTCGCATTGTAGACGTAGGCACAGGCTCAGGATGCATCCCTATCGCTCTAGCCCGGGAACTTCCTTTCGCCGAGCTGTACGCCACGGACATCTCAGCCGATGCGCTTGATGTCGCATCACGGAACGCCCGGCGTCTGGGAGCGGCAGGGCAGGTTAAATTCCTGGAAAGCGACTTGCTTTCCTGTCTGATTAAGCCCGAATTCCTAAGCACATTTGATTTTGTCGTCTCCAACCCACCCTATGTGGGACATGATGAACTTGCCGACGTGCAGCGCGAGGTGCGCGAATTTGAGCCGCGCCTGGCGTGGGGTGATCTGGCCCAGGGTGAGGAAATCTATGCCCGGCTGTTCCCGCAGGCGCACCATCTTCTCAAGTTCGGCGGCTCGGTGGTGGTTGAGATTGGCTACAATAAGAAGGACGCGGTTCTGCGCCTGCTGGGCGAGGGCTGGCTGCAGCGGGAAGTGCGTCAAGACCTCGCCGGCATTCCACGCGTGGTCACTGCGCGCAAGACGGGCTGA
- a CDS encoding DNA polymerase IV — protein sequence MLRQILHVDMDAFFVSVEELADPSLRGKAVVVGADPDGRGVVTAASYEARKFGVHSAMPIGTAKKLCPHAIFLRGHYAKYREYSRRICEVFQEFTPVIEMVSIDEAYLDLTGSERLHGGMLSAADRLIRTIKKRTGLDCSVGASTSHLVSKIASDQAKPHGLLYVFPGCEAAFLAPLPVRRMPGIGKVTEPELLAMGIATIGDLQIYGAERLQKRFGKYGDWLYTKSLGKDIDAYAYQEEPKSISHETTFSVDTVDGGELERTLSYLSQLVARRLREHQLFARTVGLKLRNHRFKTITRDTTLDEPTHLDSVIFNHVLRMFNAAWDGRESIRLVGVRAAKLDSSTFQRGLFDSAKREKLDRAFHAADQVRGRYGFDAVQLARSIDPDKK from the coding sequence ATGCTTCGCCAGATCCTTCATGTTGACATGGACGCCTTCTTCGTGTCAGTGGAAGAACTTGCTGACCCATCACTCAGAGGCAAGGCGGTTGTTGTGGGCGCGGACCCGGACGGACGGGGAGTTGTGACAGCGGCCAGTTACGAGGCGCGCAAATTCGGTGTACATTCCGCCATGCCTATCGGAACGGCAAAAAAGCTTTGTCCCCACGCCATCTTCCTTCGTGGACATTACGCAAAATATCGTGAGTATTCTCGAAGAATCTGCGAGGTTTTCCAGGAATTCACCCCCGTGATTGAAATGGTTTCAATCGATGAAGCGTATTTGGATCTGACCGGTTCCGAGCGCCTGCACGGAGGAATGCTGAGCGCTGCTGACCGGCTGATCCGGACGATCAAGAAGCGGACGGGGCTGGACTGCTCAGTGGGCGCGTCCACATCTCACCTGGTGTCGAAGATCGCATCCGATCAGGCAAAGCCTCATGGGTTGCTCTACGTATTTCCTGGATGCGAGGCGGCCTTCCTTGCGCCATTGCCGGTTCGTCGTATGCCGGGCATTGGGAAAGTGACTGAACCAGAGCTCCTTGCGATGGGCATTGCAACCATCGGAGACCTCCAGATTTACGGGGCCGAGCGCCTGCAAAAGAGATTTGGGAAGTACGGCGACTGGCTCTACACCAAGTCGCTGGGGAAGGACATTGACGCTTATGCCTACCAAGAAGAGCCGAAATCGATCAGCCACGAAACCACTTTCTCCGTAGACACGGTGGACGGCGGGGAACTGGAGCGGACGCTTTCTTACCTTTCTCAGCTTGTTGCAAGGCGCCTGCGGGAACACCAGCTTTTTGCGCGCACGGTCGGCTTGAAGCTCCGCAACCATCGATTCAAAACGATCACGCGTGACACAACACTGGATGAGCCGACCCATCTGGATTCGGTGATTTTTAACCATGTCCTGCGGATGTTCAATGCGGCGTGGGACGGGCGGGAAAGCATTCGGCTGGTGGGCGTGCGTGCGGCAAAACTGGACAGCTCAACCTTCCAACGTGGTCTGTTCGATTCTGCAAAGCGCGAAAAGCTCGACCGTGCCTTTCACGCGGCAGACCAGGTCCGGGGGCGCTATGGGTTCGATGCGGTTCAACTGGCGCGTTCTATTGATCCGGATAAGAAGTAG